The DNA segment GGGCTCGTACACGATGCGGGTCTGGCGGACGAAGTACGGCCCCGTCACGCATCGCGCGACCGTCGGCGGCAAGAAGGTCGCCTACGCCACACTGCGCTCGTCCTACCTGCACGAGGCCGACTCGATCATCGGCTTCCAGATGCTGAACGACCCCGACTACGTCAAGGGCCCGGAGGACTTCCAGAAGGCGGTGCAGCACATCAACTACACCTTCAACTGGTTCTACGCCGACTCCGAGCACACCGCCTACTACAACAGCGGCGACAACCCGGTGCGGGCGACCGGCGTCGACGCGGAGTTCCCGGTGTGGGCGCAGCCGGCGTACGAGTGGCGGAACTGGGACCCGGCGAAGAACACGGCGCAGTACACCCCGCCCTCGGCCCACCCCAACTCCATCGACCAGGACTACTACATCTCCTGGAACAACAAGCAGGCCAAGGACTACACGACCGCGCCCTGGGGCGACGGCTCGGTCCACCGCGGCAACCTGCTGGAGGACCGGGTGCGAAAACTCGTCGACGCGGGCGGCGTGACCCGCGCCTCGCTGGTGAAGGCGATGGCCGACGCGGGCCTTGCCGACCTGCGGGCCGAGGACGTACTTCCGGACCTGCTCAAGGTCGTCACCGGTTCACCGGTGACCGACTCGGCGGCCGCGGCGGCGGTGAGCAAGCTGCAGACGTGGCTGGCGGCGGGCGGCAAGCGCACCGAGACGTCGGCCGGTTCGAAGAAGTACGCCGACGCCGACGCGATCCGCATCCTGGACGCGTGGTGGCCACTGCTGGTGAAGGCCCAGTTCGAACCGGGCCTCGGCAGCGAGCTGTATGCCGCGATGACGGTCAACCTGCCCATCGACGAGTCCCCGTCGTCCGCCCACGGCCCGACCGGCGCGCACGCCGGAAGCTCCTTCCAGTACGGCTGGTGGTCCTACGTCGACAAGGACATCCGTGCCGTGCTCGGTGAGTCGGTGCAGGGGCCGCTCGACCGCAAGTACTGCGGTGGCGGCAGCCTCGGCGCCTGCCGGGACCTCCTGATCGGCACCCTGAAGGAGGCGGCCGGCAAGACCGCGGCCCAGGTCTACCCCGGCGACGACCAGTGCTCGGCGGGCGACCAGTGGTGTGCCGACTCGATCGTCCAGCGCACCCTGGGCGGCATCAAGCACGGCAGGATCAGCTGGCAGAACCGGCCGACGTATCAGCAGGTGGTGGAGTTCACGTCACACCGGTGACGGGAAGCCGGCGGCGGGTCACTTGATGCGGCCCGCCGCCAGCACCACCTGCGCCAGCTCCCGGTGCACGATGTCGCTGTGCGCCCCCGCCGGCGGCCCCCCGCGCCTGACGACCGCCGCCGCGTCGATGTTCACGCACCCCGAGGCGGGCATTTTGGCCTTCAGCGCGTCGGCCAGCTCGAACGACCGTGTCCCCGGCACCGCCTGCACCCCGCCGTGCCCCATCGCACCCCACTTGGCGCCCAGCATCCGGCCGGCGTCGAGAGCCGCGACCCCGCGCGCGTCCCCCGCCATGCGGGAGGCCAGCGGATACATCGTCGACAGGGCCGAGTCGTGCCGCGAGTGGCAGCACACCAGCGGTCCGTCGATACGGTTGTGCTGGCCCTCCAGCACCCCTCCCGCGCGCGCGTCGTGCGGCAGCCGGGACGCGAACGCGTAGTGCGAGAAGGCGCCTTGGAGCAGGGTCACCGACTTCACCGTGCGCACGCCCTCCGGCAGCCCGCGCAGCGCGAACGACACCAGCCGCGCTCCGAAGCTGTGCCCGACCAGATGCACCCGCACCTGTGGCGCCCGCGCCGCCAGCTGCCCCACCACCCGGCCGAGCCCACGCTCACCGACAGTCCCGGCGCGCCGCTTCATGGCGTAGTACGTGGCCTGCCGCAACAGCTCGTGCGCACCCTCCCAGGGGTTCGGCAGCGAGAACGAGGCCGCACCGTCGGGCGCTTCGAGGTGTGTCAGCGCCTGCGCGAACTCCTCGCACACCGCCGCCACCGACCCCGAGAGCATGTCCGGCGAGTTCTGCGGCACGCCCTCCGCCAGCGTGTCCGCCGCGAACAGCACCTGCGGCCCCGGCGGAACGACGTCCACCAGCATCCGCACGAGCCGCCCGAACTCCTCCAACTCGGCCTCCTCACGCGGCTGCTGGTCCAACAGGCGGGCGAGCTGGTCGATCACGGTCGCCCGGCCGGGAAAGGTCTCCAGCAGCGCGTGCCGTGTGTCCTTGTCCAGCGCCGGCCGCCGCGGCAGCTCGGCCGCCACCGCACGCGGGAAGTCCGGGATCGGCTCGTCCGAGAACCTCATCGACGGCCAGACCACGCCCACGCACCCGATCTTCGCCGCCGGGGCGAGCTGCGGCATCGGTGCGAAGAAGCGGTCGTAGAGCCGGGTCGCCACCGAGCGGTCGTTGTTCCAGCCGTGCGCGAAGACGATCAGATCACGGACGTGGTGCTGTGCCACCCCGGCCAGCAGCCGGTCCCGCTTCCCGGAGTCCGGATCGCCGTCCGCGTCGAAGGTCAGCTCCCAGTAAGGAGTCACGCGCACTGCCGGTTCCGCCATGACGGGCCCCTCGTCCCCCGAAGTGGTGCGATACGGGCGCATCGTCCTGCTAGCGGGCGGGATTGGCCATACGTCGTCACCCATCCGTGTAACCCCGCTGGGGCCGCTCACTTGTACAGGAGGTACTCCCGCCGCACCCGCCGGAACGCCGCCAGCTCTCCCTGCCAGCCCGCGACCACCTCGTCGGCGCTCGCGCCCGCGTCGATCATCGTGCGGACCTGCGTGGAGCCGGTGAGCTTGTCGATCCAGTTGTCCGGACGCCAACTGAAGCCGCTCCAGGCCCGCTTGGCGGTCACCAGCAGGGCGATCCCGGTGCGCACGGGGTCGTATGCGGTGCGGTCGTGGACGTGGATCTGCACGCCGCCGATGGTCTTGCCCTGGAACTTGGAGAACGTCGGCGCGAAGTAGGCCTCTCTGAAGCGCACCCCAGGGAGGCGGAGTTCGTTCGCGGCCGCCGCCCAGCGGCCGTCGATGCCTTCGGCGCCCAGCAGCTCGAAGGGGCGGGTGGTGCCGCGTCCCTCCGAGAGGTTCGTGCCCTCGAAGAGACATGTGCCCGAGTAGACGAGGGCGGTGTCCGGCGTCGGCATGTTCGGGCTCGGCGGCACCCACGGCAGGTCCCAGGCGTCGTAGAACTCGGACCGCTTCCAGCCCGTCATCCGTACGGTCTCCAGCGGCACCGGGGTGGTGAGGAACTCCCCGTTGAACAGCCGCGCCAGCTCGGCGACCGTCATGCCGTGCGCCTGGGAGATGGGCCGGCGGCCCACGAAGGTGGCGAACTCCATGTGGAGGACGGGGCCTTGGGCCGCCCGCCCGGTCACCGGGTTCGGCCGGTCCAGCACGACGAAGCGCTTGCCGGCCAGCTGAGCCGCCTCCATGCAGTCGTAGAGCGTCCAGATGTAGGTGTAGAAGCGGGCGCCCGCGTCCTGGATGTCGAAGACCACCGTGTCCACGCCGGACGCGGTGAAGATGTCGGCGAGGGGCCGGCCGCTCTTCAGATACGTGTCGTAGACCGGGAGGCCGGTCGCCGGGTCGTCGTAGCGGCCTTCGGAGCCGCCTGCCTGGGCGGTGCCGCGAAAGCCGTGCTCGGGGCCGAAGACGGCCGTCAGGTTCACCCTTTCGTCGGCGTGCATCACGTCTACGATGTGGCGGACGTCGCGGGTCACGCCGGTGGGGTTGGTGACGATTCCGACGCTCTGGCCTCGCAGGGCTGCGTAGCCGTTTGCGGCGAGGTTCTCGAAGCCGGTCCGTAGGCGGTGCTGGGTCGCTGAGGCCGGGGGTGCGGCGGAGAGTGCGGTTGCTGCCGTGGTCGCTGCGAGGAGAGCTCGTCTGGATAGGCGCATGAGGGGCACGGTATTGCTCCCGCAGGTTGTGGGGAAGGCGCCGGTTGTCTGTGGCTTG comes from the Streptomyces sp. NBC_00443 genome and includes:
- a CDS encoding serine-threonine protein kinase codes for the protein MAEPAVRVTPYWELTFDADGDPDSGKRDRLLAGVAQHHVRDLIVFAHGWNNDRSVATRLYDRFFAPMPQLAPAAKIGCVGVVWPSMRFSDEPIPDFPRAVAAELPRRPALDKDTRHALLETFPGRATVIDQLARLLDQQPREEAELEEFGRLVRMLVDVVPPGPQVLFAADTLAEGVPQNSPDMLSGSVAAVCEEFAQALTHLEAPDGAASFSLPNPWEGAHELLRQATYYAMKRRAGTVGERGLGRVVGQLAARAPQVRVHLVGHSFGARLVSFALRGLPEGVRTVKSVTLLQGAFSHYAFASRLPHDARAGGVLEGQHNRIDGPLVCCHSRHDSALSTMYPLASRMAGDARGVAALDAGRMLGAKWGAMGHGGVQAVPGTRSFELADALKAKMPASGCVNIDAAAVVRRGGPPAGAHSDIVHRELAQVVLAAGRIK
- a CDS encoding exo-beta-N-acetylmuramidase NamZ family protein → MRLSRRALLAATTAATALSAAPPASATQHRLRTGFENLAANGYAALRGQSVGIVTNPTGVTRDVRHIVDVMHADERVNLTAVFGPEHGFRGTAQAGGSEGRYDDPATGLPVYDTYLKSGRPLADIFTASGVDTVVFDIQDAGARFYTYIWTLYDCMEAAQLAGKRFVVLDRPNPVTGRAAQGPVLHMEFATFVGRRPISQAHGMTVAELARLFNGEFLTTPVPLETVRMTGWKRSEFYDAWDLPWVPPSPNMPTPDTALVYSGTCLFEGTNLSEGRGTTRPFELLGAEGIDGRWAAAANELRLPGVRFREAYFAPTFSKFQGKTIGGVQIHVHDRTAYDPVRTGIALLVTAKRAWSGFSWRPDNWIDKLTGSTQVRTMIDAGASADEVVAGWQGELAAFRRVRREYLLYK